The Schistocerca piceifrons isolate TAMUIC-IGC-003096 chromosome 5, iqSchPice1.1, whole genome shotgun sequence genome has a segment encoding these proteins:
- the LOC124798602 gene encoding uncharacterized protein LOC124798602, translating into MRTTRHAANRLPVLLLLWAASRVGTALAERGKPPCRADDVVVFYTSKAPPLTCFIDTDCDATNGTEAGFRLGARLMRGSPYQLASYMCNFEQSDNLNSSALFRESVPEFQTVFEQPYWITEEHVRIFIGSSVICLFDSNLPDDFFHLIVQRPHEDAPFKCRVRDLDNTLYLRFPGYPIVNCELEQRRVFSPSTYRFKLTQIVGEPFSCAFLAYDEVNLEVVGTEQQLHHTLIRGFPGRKTSGRPWFNCSPREASDKEPDFEIRISAGDFYNCRFLDPDEDSTETAAKRFFGW; encoded by the coding sequence ATGCGGACAACGAGACACGCGGCAAACCGGTTGCCCGTCCTACTGCTGCTGTGGGCTGCCTCCAGAGTGGGCACTGCACTGGCGGAGCGCGGCAAACCGCCCTGCAGGGCCGACGACGTCGTGGTCTTCTACACGTCTAAAGCACCGCCTCTGACCTGCTTCATCGACACTGACTGCGATGCGACTAACGGCACGGAAGCCGGTTTCAGACTCGGAGCTCGGTTGATGAGAGGCTCCCCTTACCAGCTGGCCAGTTACATGTGCAACTTCGAACAAAGCGATAACTTAAACAGTAGTGCATTATTTCGGGAGAGTGTACCAGAATTTCAGACAGTCTTCGAGCAGCCGTACTGGATAACCGAGGAGCACGTGCGAATCTTCATTGGAAGCTCAGTTATTTGTCTGTTCGATTCGAATTTACCGGATGATTTTTTCCACCTTATCGTGCAGCGGCCGCACGAAGACGCGCCGTTTAAATGTCGAGTCCGTGACCTTGACAACACTCTCTACCTCAGGTTTCCCGGTTACCCGATAGTCAATTGTGAGTTAGAACAGAGAAGAGTCTTCTCTCCGTCGACTTACAGATTCAAGCTGACGCAGATTGTGGGAGAGCCGTTTTCTTGCGCTTTTCTGGCCTACGATGAGGTGAACCTGGAGGTCGTGGGCACGGAGCAGCAGCTGCACCACACGCTGATTCGGGGGTTCCCCGGCCGGAAGACCAGTGGCCGACCGTGGTTCAACTGTTCTCCCAGGGAGGCCTCGGATAAGGAGCCCGATTTCGAGATAcgaatttctgcaggtgacttctacAACTGCCGTTTTCTGGATCCTGACGAGGATAGCACAGAAACTGCTGC